In the genome of Acetomicrobium thermoterrenum DSM 13490, one region contains:
- a CDS encoding NifB/NifX family molybdenum-iron cluster-binding protein gives MKVMIAADRGVVCPHFGHAPEFRLVEIDGSKVVKEEIYTNPGHAPGVLPRWMKDLDVDIVIAGDMGPRARDLFASFGITVQTCDPMSVDSALEAFIKGNLSGSSNSCHHGKEHSADTACNGHHEA, from the coding sequence ATGAAAGTGATGATTGCTGCTGATAGGGGTGTTGTTTGTCCCCATTTCGGCCACGCTCCAGAATTTAGACTCGTTGAGATCGATGGAAGCAAGGTTGTAAAAGAAGAGATTTACACTAATCCTGGACATGCACCGGGAGTGCTGCCCAGATGGATGAAGGATCTTGATGTGGATATAGTGATAGCAGGAGATATGGGGCCAAGGGCAAGAGATTTGTTTGCCTCTTTCGGCATAACGGTTCAAACGTGCGATCCCATGAGCGTAGATAGCGCGCTCGAAGCATTTATAAAGGGCAATCTTTCCGGAAGTTCCAACTCTTGTCATCATGGCAAGGAACATAGTGCAGACACTGCTTGTAACGGGCATCACGAAGCATAA
- a CDS encoding indolepyruvate ferredoxin oxidoreductase subunit alpha — protein sequence MAYAVNPNICQGCGVCAKTCPTGAIKVEDGKAIIDQTLCNQCGACVTVCPYGAIFRDLSEIQGPESVKEGYGEGSFIVIRAKKISC from the coding sequence TTGGCATATGCTGTAAATCCCAATATATGTCAAGGTTGCGGGGTATGCGCTAAGACATGCCCCACAGGAGCCATAAAAGTGGAAGATGGCAAAGCAATCATAGACCAAACTCTCTGCAACCAGTGTGGTGCATGTGTCACAGTTTGCCCCTACGGAGCCATATTTCGAGACCTTTCCGAGATTCAGGGACCAGAGTCGGTCAAAGAGGGGTATGGCGAAGGGTCTTTTATAGTTATAAGGGCGAAAAAAATCTCGTGCTGA